The Thermovibrio guaymasensis genomic interval TGGGAAGTATTGAGACGGACACTTTCTCCCCAACTTTAAAGTTCCCCTTTCTACACTTTAGAACTCTTCCTGAGGGGAGCTCTACAGCTGTAAACTTCCCAACTTCCTTTACTGTACCTTCAACGAAGCTCCTGTGGCCGAGTAGTTTTGCAGTTTCCACAGATTCTGGATTGAAGAAAACTTCGTTCGGTTCTCCTTCCTGAATGACCTTTCCGTTGTTCATAACAACTATCCACTCTGCTAGCTCAAAGAGCTCTTCAGGGTCGTGGGTTACCAAGATGGTAGGTATTCTGTAAATCTCTAATATCCCCTTTAGTTCCTTCCAGAGCTCCTCCTTTAAGTTCCTATCAAGGGCTGAGAAGGGTTCATCAAGGAGCAGGATTTCAGGTTGGCTTGCAAGGGCCCTTGCAAGGGCTACCCTCTGCTTCTGTCCACCGGAAATCTGTTTAGGGTACTTGTCCTTTAGGTTTTCTATCTTGAGGGTTTTTAGGAGTTCCTCAACCCTTCTTCTATCCTTTGCTCCGTAAGTGACGTTTTGGTGTACAGTCATGTGTGGGAAAAGAGCGTACTCTTGAAATAGGTAGCCAACCTTTCTTTCCTGGGGAGGGAGGTTGACTTCCCTTTCTGAGTCAAAGAGGAGCTTCCCGTTAACTTCAATCCTTCCACTGTCAGGCTCTATTAAGCCTGCAACTGCTTGGAGGGTAAGGCTCTTTCCTGAGCCGGAAGGAGCGAAGAGGGCAGTTACCTGAGACTCAGATTTAAAGTTCACATCTAAGGAAAAGTTCTTAAATTCCTTCCTTACGGATACTTTCAGCATGGCTCTATCTGTACCTTTATGTCTGCAGGTTTTCCAAAGTAAGCACAGGTTAAGACTATTATGTCAACCCCTGTAGAGGCGTAGGTTTTAATGTTACTCTCATTTATCCCTCCGGCGGCTGCTACTTTTGCAGAAGGGAAATTCCTTTCCTTAAACTCAACGACCTTTTTAACCTCTTCCGGTGAGAATTTATCAATCTGAACTACATCGGCGCCGGCCTTCAGCGCTAAAAAGGCTTCTTCAACTGAGTTAACTTCTACTGTGACCTTTTTCTCAGGAACTCTCTTCTTTAAAGAGGGTAATTTCTTTAAGAGCTCCTCCAATCCTCCCAGGAACTTTGAGTGTTGTTCAAAGATTAGGACAGTCTCAGATAGACCTAAACGGTGGGGGAGAGCTCCACCGGCCAGGATACCCTTTATACAGATTTTCTTTGAAAGGGGAAGAGTTTTCCTCGTTGTAACGATTTCTACGTCTGGATTTACGCTTTTAGCAAGGTTAACTAGGTTCCTTGTTCTCGTTGCTATTCCGGAGCCGTACTCAAGAAGGTTCTGAGTTACCTTCCATACTTTATGTATTGCTTCAGCTTTGCCTTTTGCTTTAAGGAACACTTCCTTGGGAGGCACTTGAGTTCCGCTGGAAGTGAATTTAAGGACCTTTAAGTTGAACCTGTCAAAAATCCTTTTACACTCCTCCGTTGCACAGACTACTATTTCGTGTCTTGCTGAAAAGCTTATAGTTCCCTCTTTATTTCCAATATCCAGTAAATAGGTTGTTAGGTCAAAGTAGGGAACGTCCTCTTCAATGAGTTTATCAATTTCACTTTCTGTAAAGGTTACCATCTCTTTCCCTCTTGGGAGAGCCTGTTAATTAGATAGATGATCACAATTGAGATCCCTGCTGAAACGGCAGTTAGGATATTTGCCCTCTCAAAGTCTCCTCCTGAAACAGCGCTGTATATTTCCAGGGGAATCGTGTTTGTTTTAAATGGGATATTACCTGCAAGCATCAAAGTTGCTCCAAACTCCCCTAAAGCCCTTGCAAAGGAAAGGACAAGCCCAGCGATTATGCCACTTTTTGCTAAAGGTAAAACAACTTTAAAGAATGTGTAGAGTTCACTTTTACCCAGTGTATAGGAAACCTTTATTAAGTTTTCGTCAACAGATTCAATTGCGGCTTTGGAGCTCTTTACAAAGAGGGGGAAGCCGGCAACAAATGAGGCAACGACGGCTCCGTACCACGTGAAGACTATTCCCGTATTAAAGAGCTTATATAGAACGGAACCTACGGGGCCGTTTCTCCCAAGAATTAGAAGGAGAAGGTATCCTGTTACTACCGGAGGGAATACTAGTGGAAGGGTTATAAGTGTGTCAACTAGGTTTTTTAAAGGAAAGTCCTTCTTTGCAAGGGCGTAGGAAAGTGGAAGTCCGAGTATAAAAATCATCATAACTGATACGGTAGCAACCTTAAGTGAGAGTTTAATTGAAAAGAGAGCTTGCGGGTCTAGCATCTATTTGCTCCCGTTAACTTTTAAGAAACCAAACTTTCTAAGCTCTCTTTCGTCTTGAGATAGGAGAAACTGAACGAATTCTTTGGCGAGTTCATCCTTTTTTGAGGAGCTTACTACTCCTGCGTAGAACTTTATTGAACTGTGTAGGTTATCGGGAAAGGTTTTTAAAAGCCTCAGTTTGTTTTTAAACTTTAAGTAGTCTGAGTAGAAAATGATTCCTGCATCTACGTTTCCTGTTACTGTCCAGATAGTAATTTGCCTTACAGTTGGAGCGAAGATGAGTTTTCCCTTTAACTTTTCGTAAAGGGCGAGTTTTTTTAGGGTCTCTAAAGTGTACTTTCCTACGGGAGCGAGTCTATCCCCGACTGCTATTCTCCCTGCTTCCTCTAGTGATGACAGTTTAGAGTTCTTTGGTGTTACAAGAACTAACGATGTTTTGGCAAAGGGTTGGGAATTTCCCTTCTCTATGAGTCCCTTTTCAATTAAGTACTCCATCCACTCTTTAGAGGCCGATATGTAAACGTCGGCCGGGGCTCCAGCCTCAATTTGACTTGCAAGTTTGCCTGAGGATGAAAAGTTGAAGATTAGCCTGTGGCCCGTCTTTTTCTCAAACTCTTTTCCAACTTCAGAAATTAGCTCTTTAGCTCCCATTGCAGAAGAGATAAAGAGTTCCTCTCCAAAAGCAGGTAAGTTAAGGAGAAGAGTTATAATTAGAAGGAAAATCAGCCTCATCTCTCACCTCCTGATAGGGAGGGCCCGACGGGCGTTTGGGGAGGTGCGTGGTCGGGCCCGCTCAAAAAGTGCTCCAATAAATCAAAAGGGGCCAGCCCCGAGCTTGGGACTGACCCCTTTCAAAGAGAGGTTCCTTTCCAAGCTCGGGAGGCACGTCCGTTTCCAGACGCACCCTGTCGGCCTGGCCCCATAGGACTTTAGTCCCTTAGGAAGCCAGGCTCGGAACCTCCGCCTCCATTATACACTAGATTTTCAATTACTAAAAGGCCGTCTCCCACTCCGATTAGGTAGCTTCTGAAGTTTGGATACTCTTTGACTTGATTTAGGAAGAGCCTAAGGAGGGCTACTGACCTTTCGTACCTTCTTTCATATTTCCTTCCTGCAACGTATCCCCTGAAGAGGACGTTATCAAATACTACCATCCCTCCAGGCTCTATCAGGGCCTGGACTTTGTAGTTGAAGAAGGGGTACTCTCCCTTTGTGCTATCAATGAAGATAAAGTCGTACTTTCTGCCTTCCGATAGTTCTTCCCTTATGAAGTCAAAGCCGTCCGACTCAACAACTTTTATGGATGCTTCGGCTCTTTTAAAGAAACTTCTTGCTACTTCAAGCCTTTTCCTGTTGGAGTCAACGGTTGTTACCTGAGAGGACCTATTTGCGAAGTAGATGTTTAACGTGCTGTATCCTATTCCCGTTCCTATCTCAAGAACTTTTTTAGGCTTTAGCGTTGAAACTAACAGCCTTAGAAGTTGAGCGCTTGAAGGAAGGAGAATTGGAACCTTCTCCCTTTTTGCGTACTCTTCAATCTCTATTAGTATCTCTTCCTTCTTTCCAAAGGAGCCTATGAACTCTTCAACTTCCTGGGGTAGAATTTCCCCTAAGTTTTTCCACCTTTTAAATTCCATAAGTTAAATTATAGGAGGTTTTGATGAAGTTTGCCCTTCCAGTTAAAAGTGCTGAAGGACCAGATGTTGAGGTCTTAAGCACTTTTGAAGGAGCTCCCTACTTGGCA includes:
- a CDS encoding ABC transporter ATP-binding protein; the encoded protein is MLKVSVRKEFKNFSLDVNFKSESQVTALFAPSGSGKSLTLQAVAGLIEPDSGRIEVNGKLLFDSEREVNLPPQERKVGYLFQEYALFPHMTVHQNVTYGAKDRRRVEELLKTLKIENLKDKYPKQISGGQKQRVALARALASQPEILLLDEPFSALDRNLKEELWKELKGILEIYRIPTILVTHDPEELFELAEWIVVMNNGKVIQEGEPNEVFFNPESVETAKLLGHRSFVEGTVKEVGKFTAVELPSGRVLKCRKGNFKVGEKVSVSILPNSLALSLADETNRVEMVVKKVEKGREISRVYATFEGKEVELHIPSSLSPNFLLQEGRESTFYLSAHHLPVIGRKNEEES
- the modD gene encoding ModD protein, which produces MVTFTESEIDKLIEEDVPYFDLTTYLLDIGNKEGTISFSARHEIVVCATEECKRIFDRFNLKVLKFTSSGTQVPPKEVFLKAKGKAEAIHKVWKVTQNLLEYGSGIATRTRNLVNLAKSVNPDVEIVTTRKTLPLSKKICIKGILAGGALPHRLGLSETVLIFEQHSKFLGGLEELLKKLPSLKKRVPEKKVTVEVNSVEEAFLALKAGADVVQIDKFSPEEVKKVVEFKERNFPSAKVAAAGGINESNIKTYASTGVDIIVLTCAYFGKPADIKVQIEPC
- the modB gene encoding molybdate ABC transporter permease subunit, which gives rise to MLDPQALFSIKLSLKVATVSVMMIFILGLPLSYALAKKDFPLKNLVDTLITLPLVFPPVVTGYLLLLILGRNGPVGSVLYKLFNTGIVFTWYGAVVASFVAGFPLFVKSSKAAIESVDENLIKVSYTLGKSELYTFFKVVLPLAKSGIIAGLVLSFARALGEFGATLMLAGNIPFKTNTIPLEIYSAVSGGDFERANILTAVSAGISIVIIYLINRLSQEGKRW
- the modA gene encoding molybdate ABC transporter substrate-binding protein, which codes for MRLIFLLIITLLLNLPAFGEELFISSAMGAKELISEVGKEFEKKTGHRLIFNFSSSGKLASQIEAGAPADVYISASKEWMEYLIEKGLIEKGNSQPFAKTSLVLVTPKNSKLSSLEEAGRIAVGDRLAPVGKYTLETLKKLALYEKLKGKLIFAPTVRQITIWTVTGNVDAGIIFYSDYLKFKNKLRLLKTFPDNLHSSIKFYAGVVSSSKKDELAKEFVQFLLSQDERELRKFGFLKVNGSK
- a CDS encoding O-methyltransferase, encoding MEFKRWKNLGEILPQEVEEFIGSFGKKEEILIEIEEYAKREKVPILLPSSAQLLRLLVSTLKPKKVLEIGTGIGYSTLNIYFANRSSQVTTVDSNRKRLEVARSFFKRAEASIKVVESDGFDFIREELSEGRKYDFIFIDSTKGEYPFFNYKVQALIEPGGMVVFDNVLFRGYVAGRKYERRYERSVALLRLFLNQVKEYPNFRSYLIGVGDGLLVIENLVYNGGGGSEPGFLRD